The following proteins come from a genomic window of Trifolium pratense cultivar HEN17-A07 linkage group LG4, ARS_RC_1.1, whole genome shotgun sequence:
- the LOC123924376 gene encoding cytochrome P450 76T24-like, with protein MSVKIGTIKTVVISSPKIAKEALHKNDQALSNRLVPESVQALSHDKYSIIFMPISPKWKTLRKICATKIFSSQQLDSTQALRLKKLKELVVYLHENCRKGKAIDIGEVAFTISLNSISSTLFSIDLASFTSNSSQKFRDVISSMLIDASKPNIADYYPVLRRIDPQGAQRRMKNYYQKLLTLFESIIKDRSNRMKDFTMEGSDVLDSILDIIQKENPELTLHEVLHLFLDLFVAGTDTTSATVEWAMTELLQNPNKLTKLRNELQQVINKDEDPKDLDINKLPYLQAVVKETLRLHPPAPILVHKSISDVDLCGFRVPKDTQVLVNVWSMGRDSSIWTDPNVFLPERFLECGEVFRGEDFGFIPFGAGRRMCPGVPFAHRVVHTMLATLLYHFDWKLPDGEKIEDMDMTEKFGITLHKVKPLMAIPVKTMNK; from the exons ATGTCGGTTAAAATTGGCACTATTAAAACTGTGGTAATTTCCTCTCCAAAAATAGCCAAAGAAGCACTTCATAAAAATGACCAAGCTTTATCTAATAGATTGGTACCAGAATCTGTCCAAGCACTTTCACATGATAAATATTCCATAATTTTCATGCCTATTTCACCAAAATGGAAGACTCTTAGAAAAATTTGTGCCACTAAGATATTCTCTTCTCAACAACTTGATTCTACTCAAGCACTtcgtttaaaaaaattgaaagaattaGTTGTTTACTTGCACGAAAATTGTAGAAAAGGTAAAGCAATTGATATTGGTGAGGTTGCATTTACTATATCACTTAACTCAATATCAAGCACACTTTTCTCCATTGACTTGGCAAGTTTTACTTCTAATTCTTCTCAAAAGTTTAGAGATGTTATTTCATCTATGTTGATCGATGCTTCGAAGCCAAATATCGCAGACTATTATCCTGTTTTGCGTAGAATTGATCCGCAGGGAGCACAACGAAGGATGAAAAACTATTACCAGAAATTGCTTACACTTTTTGAGTCTATCATAAAAGATAGAAGTAATCGAATGAAAGATTTTACGATGGAAGGAAGTGATGTGTTAGACTCAATTCTCGATATCATACAAAAAGAAAATCCTGAATTGACACTACATGAGGTGTTACATCTATTTCTG GACTTATTTGTGGCTGGTACAGACACAACATCAGCCACGGTTGAATGGGCAATGACAGAGTTGCTACAAAACCCAAATAAATTGACGAAACTAAGAAATGAACTTCAACAAGTTATCAACAAAGATGAAGATCCAAAAGACTTAGATATCAATAAGCTTCCTTACCTACAAGCAGTTGTAAAAGAAACCCTAAGGTTGCATCCACCGGCCCCGATATTAGTCCACAAATCAATTTCAGATGTTGACTTATGTGGCTTCAGAGTACCAAAAGATACACAAGTTCTTGTGAATGTGTGGAGCATGGGAAGAGACTCGAGTATTTGGACGGATCCAAATGTGTTTCTACCTGAAAGATTTTTAGAATGTGGAGAGGTTTTTAGAGGAGAAGATTTCGGGTTCATTCCATTTGGAGCTGGTAGGAGAATGTGTCCAGGTGTTCCATTTGCGCATAGGGTTGTGCATACCATGCTGGCCACTTTGCTTTACCATTTTGATTGGAAGCTACCTGATGGGGAAAAGATTGAAGATATGGACATGACTGAAAAATTTGGGATTACTTTGCACAAAGTCAAGCCTCTTATGGCTATTCCGGTCAAAACCATGAACAAATAG